The Vicia villosa cultivar HV-30 ecotype Madison, WI linkage group LG1, Vvil1.0, whole genome shotgun sequence genome includes a region encoding these proteins:
- the LOC131634803 gene encoding respiratory burst oxidase homolog protein A-like isoform X1, translated as MDEEHVKSKTSLLALFKSSPSSSSLSYSSSSYSSNTSSSTSPYPAQNAIHSFTPVRTGFKASHHHHVAQNEAIETMGMRFFNDIFGHGGILKWKDVENRFDQVAWTGNSPEPVMSWPEFGFCIGIGMQSSPELARELLRALRGCQDWKSDITKTELHSFWLRMNEDSFNSRMRMFFDMCNRNMDGRITETDIKQTILLTASINKLSVTRDEAEDYAGLIMESVDKKNKGYIEISEMESVLKSSLLKEHSPVMKLKEIIQEESDDYEEEQERMSKTEVLFRTYWRRCWVVMVWLIGCLGLFVWKFEQYRRRSGFEVMGYCLPTAKGAAETLKFNMALVLLPVCRNTITWLRKDRRLNYVVPFNDNINFHKLIAGGIVVGVILHGGTHLTCDFPRISDSDKSIFRQTIAAGFGYHQPTYMEILATTEVASGIGMVVLMAIAFSLATKWPRRRSPVLPLSLRRVTGYNTFWYSHHLFVVVYVLLIVHSMFLFLTDKWIEKTTWMYIAFPVLLYAGERIFRAIRSGSYEVDIMKASLYPGKVLHLKMQKPDGFKYRSGMYIFIQCPQISPFQWHPFSLTSGPQDEYLSVHIRTLGDWSYQIYALFQEAVLSGLQGGPKLYIDGPYGSASQDHVKYDILVLIGLGIGATPFISILKDVANGVQTSQNDHSGLRECSLTKGSPSKAYLYWVTREQNSFDWFRDVIKEIAGSTKQKSVVEMHNFLTSVYPEGDVRSALLSVIQALNHAKNGIDIVSRTPIHTHFARPNWFNIFSRLARKHVGAKIGVFYCGPSNLATELKNLCTKFSTKTTTRFVFHKENY; from the exons ATGGATGAAGAACATGTGAAATCCAAAACTTCTCTCTTAGCTCTCTTCAaatcatcaccttcatcttcatcattatcttattcttcttcttcttattcttctaatacttcttcttctacttctccATACCCTGCTCAAAATGCTATCCATTCATTCACTCCGGTTCGAACCGGGTTCAAGGCTTCACACCACCACCACGTGGCACAAAATGAAGCTATTGAAACCATGGGAATGAGATTCTTCAATGATATTTTCGGCCACGGCGGAATACTGAAATGGAAGGATGTAGAAAACCGGTTCGACCAAGTCGCTTGGACCGGAAACTCCCCTGAACCGGTAATGTCATGGCCCGAATTCGGGTTTTGCATTG GCATAGGAATGCAATCATCACCAGAATTGGCTAGAGAATTGCTAAGGGCACTAAGAGGATGCCAGGATTGGAAATCAGATATCACAAAAACTGAATTGCATAGTTTTTGGTTACGGATGAATGAGGATTCTTTTAACTCAAGAATGCGAATGTTCTTTgacat gTGTAACAGAAACATGGATGGAAGAATTACTGAGACAGATATAAAAcag ACAATATTATTAACCGCTTCTATAAATAAGCTATCGGTGACACGTGATGAAGCAGAAGATTATGCAGGTTTGATAATGGAATCTGTGGATAAGAAAAACAAAGGCTACATTGAG ATAAGTGAAATGGAGAGTGTATTGAAGTCAAGTTTATTAAAGGAACATTCTCCAGTAatgaaattaaaagaaattatacAAGAGGAGAGTGATGATTATGAAGAAGAACAAGAAAGAATGTCTAAAACAGAAGTGTTGTTTAGAACATATTGGAGACGTTGTTGGGTTGTTATGGTTTGGTTGATAGGTTGTTTAGGTTTGTTTGTTTGGAAATTTGAACAGTATCGTAGAAGATCAGGTTTTGAAGTGATGGGTTATTGTCTTCCAACTGCTAAGGGTGCTGCTGAGACATTGAAGTTCAATATggctcttgttcttcttcctgTTTGTAGAAATACAATCACTTGGTTAAGAAAGGATCGTCGTCTTAACTATGTTGTTCCTTTTAATGACAACATTAACTTTCATAAG CTTATTGCAGGAGGGATAGTGGTGGGTGTGATATTGCATGGTGGGACACATCTTACCTGTGATTTCCCAAGAATTAGTGATTCAGACAAATCAATTTTCCGGCAAACAATAGCGGCAGGATTTGGCTACCACCAACCTACCTACATGGAAATTTTGGCCACAACAGAGGTGGCAAGTGGGATTGGCATGGTGGTGTTAATGGCCATTGCGTTTTCGCTTGCAACAAAGTGGCCAAGGCGTCGGTCGCCTGTGTTGCCATTGTCCCTCAGAAGGGTCACTGGATATAACACCTTTTGGTATTCTCACCATCTGTTTGTTGTTGTCTATGTATTGCTCATTGTTCACTCCATGTTCTTGTTCTTAACCGACAAGTGGATCGAGAAAACG ACATGGATGTACATTGCTTTTCCAGTTTTACTGTATGCCGGAGAGAGGATCTTTCGAGCCATTAGATCAGGATCTTATGAAGTTGATATTATGAAG GCTAGTCTCTATCCAGGAAAAGTTCTGCACCTCAAAATGCAAAAACCAGACGGTTTTAAGTACAGAAGTGGCATGTATATATTCATCCAGTGCCCCCAAATTTCGCCCTTTCAATG GCACCCATTTTCCTTGACATCAGGACCACAAGATGAGTACCTCAGTGTGCACATTAGAACTCTCGGTGACTGGAGCTACCAAATATATGCTCTATTCCAAGAG GCAGTGTTGTCCGGGTTACAAGGGGGTCCAAAACTGTACATAGACGGCCCTTATGGTTCTGCTTCTCAAGACCATGTAAAGTATGACATTCTGGTACTTATTGGACTTGGCATTGGAGCCACGCCTTTCATTAGCATCCTCAAAGATGTTGCTAATGGTGTCCAGACGTCACAAAATGATCAT AGTGGTCTCAGAGAATGCAGCTTAACAAAGGGTTCACCATCAAAAGCTTACTTATATTGGGTTACAAGAGAACAAAACTCCTTTGATTGGTTTAGAGATGTAATCAAGGAAATTGCAGGTTCAACCAAACAAAAG TCGGTTGTGGAGATGCATAACTTCCTGACCAGTGTATATCCTGAGGGAGATGTTCGTTCGGCTTTACTAAGTGTCATTCAGGCATTAAACCATGCCAAGAATGGCATCGACATAGTTTCTAGGACTCCT ATACATACACATTTTGCTCGACCGAATTGGTTCAACATATTTTCCAGATTGGCTCGCAAGCATGTAGGAGCTAAAATTG GAGTTTTTTATTGTGGACCATCTAACCTAGCAACAGAATTGAAGAATCTGTGCACCAAATTTTCCACCAAAACCACAACTAGATTTGTTTTCCACAAGGAAAATTACTAA
- the LOC131634826 gene encoding DNAJ protein JJJ1 homolog: protein MASAKRCHYEVLGLSRDSSPEEIRSGYRKLALQRHPDKLVKSGLSQAEATAQFQELQHAYEVLSDPKERAWYDSHRSQILFSDPNSQTNSVVPDLFSFFSNTVYSSYSDTGKGFYKVYSDVFDKILANEINFARKLGLGVDSVRQAPLMGNLDSPYTQVTAFYGYWLGFSTVMDFCWADEYDAMAGPNRKSRRLMEEENNKVRRKAKREYNDTVRRLADFVKKRDKRVIDMKVKKNLEMEKKKEEEKEKKRKLEMEKQKRAMAYEEPDWAKVDDEEVEDLFEGDEFEEKRDEKEFYCVLCGKKFKSEKQWKNHEQSKKHKEKVAEFRDSLDDEEELEVEVDEESESERDGVEEERLQSEEDGIEVDDLEERIRDSLNVAEEESANGVELNDDDDNDEYFDASHAKEGGEDDVSVDLDDNDDDGDDENGVLETMVAGHKERVDFDDNDDEDDEIDVLEAMLAGHKSRKPGASTYKPTVSVTPTQIESENENDGVDAMEYNNRKIPKKKRRAKKEKGGKNAEESNMPTNGKYEKNIHTNGNDDSNAQESSSRYFDDNEDNGSKENEQLGRDNKKISNQPIDKRGTSKDTKTKAKISSRGRKAKNTSKNLGHYCETCGEDFESRNKLHRHLGESGHAAMKSR from the exons ATGGCATCGGCGAAACGATGCCACTACGAAGTTCTCGGTCTCTCTCGAGACTCCTCGCCGGAAGAAATCCGATCCGGTTACCGGAAGCTCGCCCTCCAGCGCCATCCCGACAAGCTCGTCAAATCCGGCCTCTCTCAAGCCGAAGCAACCGCTCAATTTCAGGAGCTTCAGCACGCTTACGAAGTCCTCTCCGATCCAAAGGAACGCGCATGGTACGATTCTCATCGTTCCCAAATCCTCTTCTCCGATCCAAATTCCCAAACTAATTCCGTGGTCCCTGACCTCTTCTCGTTTTTCTCAAACACAGTTTATTCTAGTTATTCCGATACCGGTAAGGGTTTTTACAAGGTTTATTCCGATGTATTTGATAAGATTCTGGCAAATGAGATCAATTTCGCTAGGAAATTAGGTTTAGGAGTTGATTCTGTTAGACAGGCTCCGCTTATGGGGAATTTAGATAGTCCTTATACGCAGGTTACGGCTTTTTATGGTTATTGGTTGGGATTTTCGACGGTGATGGATTTTTGCTGGGCGGATGAGTATGATGCGATGGCGGGTCCAAATAGGAAGTCGAGGCGGTTGATGGAGGAAGAGAATAATAAGGTGAGGAGGAAGGCTAAGAGGGAGTATAATGATACTGTGAGGAGGTTGGCTGATTTTGTGAAGAAGAGGGACAAGAGAGTGATTGATATGAAGGTGAAGAAGAATTTGGAGatggagaagaagaaagaagaggagaaggagaagaagaggaagttgGAGATGGAGAAACAGAAGAGGGCAATGGCTTATGAGGAGCCTGATTGGGCTaaggttgatgatgaagaagtTGAGGATTTGTTTGAGGGTGATGAGTTTGAGGAGAAGAGAGACGAGAAGGAGTTTTATTGTGTGTTGTGTGGGAAGAAGTTTAAGAGTGAGAAGCAGTGGAAAAACCATGAGCAGTCTAAGAAACATAAGGAGAAAGTTGCTGAATTTAGGGATTCACTTGATGATGAAGAGGAGTTAGAAGTTGAGGTGGACGAGGAAAGTGAAAGTGAAAGAGATGGGGTGGAAGAAGAGAGATTACAAAGTGAGGAGGATGGAATTGAAGTTGATGATTTGGAGGAGAGGATTCGAGACAGTCTTAATGTTGCAGAAGAGGAGAGTGCAAACGGGGTTGaactgaatgatgatgatgacaatgatgaatattttgatgcttCACATGCAAAAGAGGGGGGAGAGGATGATGTATCAGTTGATTTAGATGACAATGATGACGACGGGGATGATGAAAATGGTGTTCTTGAAACAATGGTGGCAGGGCACAAAGAAAGAGTAGattttgatgataatgatgatgaagatgatgagattGATGTTCTCGAAGCAATGCTGGCTGGGCACAAGAGCAGAAAACCTGGTGCTTCAACATACAAGCCCACGGTTTCTGTAACTCCCACCCAAATTGAGAGTGAAAATGAGAATGATGGGGTTGATGCTATGGAATATAACAACCGAAAGATCCCAAAAAAGAAACGTAGAGCCAAGAAAGAGAAGGGTGGGAAAAATGCGGAAGAATCTAATATGCCTACCAATGGAAAATATGAGAAGAATATACACACTAATGgaaatgatgattctaatgcacaagaGTCCAGTTCCCGATATTTCGATGATAATGAGGATAATGGGAGTAAAGAGAATGAGCAGCTGGGTAGAGATAATAAGAAGATTTCAAATCAACCAATTGATAAGAGAGGAACTTCAAAGGACACAAAAACCAAAGCAAAAATTTCATCCAGAGGGAGAAAAGCAAAG AATACTTCAAAGAATCTTGGCCATTACTGTGAGACGTGTGGAGAGGATTTTGAGTCAAG GAATAAATTACATAGGCATCTGGGAGAATCTGGGCACGCAGCAATGAAAAGTCGATAA
- the LOC131634840 gene encoding histone deacetylase 5-like: protein MILDQKELYLSENSQSLPEKTKLNEAMKSESDENTSKTTSRRNVGLLYDERMCNHFDPLDDYHPETPNRIRSIWNKLQTTGITDRCVILDAKEAEDKQLLSVHSAKHVNQIKKISSKSFNSRNNIAARLNSIYFNEGSTEAAYLAAGSTIEVAKRVASKELHSAAAIVRPPGHHAEHNEAMGFCLFNNVAIAASYLLDETPEFGVKKILIVDWDVHHGNGTQKMFWNDSRVLFFSVHRHEFGSFYPANDDGFYDKIGEGAGAGYNINVPWENGGCGDADYLAAWDHILLPVAKEFNPDIIIVSAGFDAAVGDPLGGCRITPFGYSVLLKKLMDFAEGRIVLVLEGGYNLDSIAKSTHACLEVLLEDKPLTGSSETHPFESTWRVIQAVRQKLSPFWPTLACEIPQKIIGQVAPPPHTLLSSSDSETEDDKAPLKLKNIADLLSKLKVDADEECDASCSWRSELSNVYIWYASYGSNMWRPRFDCYIAGGQVEGMQKTCPGSLNKTLPNEILWKTFPCRLFFGRDSSYSWGPGGVAFLNPQTNSQLKTYMCLYKISLEQFNDVLFQENVLSLDADSSLFDMTTLNDISNKEFSSQEVVKDSWYGNVVYLGKDQDIPIITMTCSGLAIESFKSGKLPLRPPNKSYANTLIKGLVEGEQLSEEEAIAYIDAAAVAELL from the exons ATGATACTCGACCAGAAAGAACTCTACCTCTCCGAAAACTCACAATCACTTCCAGAGAAGACGAAACTGAACGAAGCAATGAAGTCTGAGAGCGATGAGAACACAAGCAAAACCACCTCTCGTCGCAACGTTGGTTTACTCTACGACGAAAGAATGTGCAATCACTTCGATCCTTTGGACGATTACCATCCCGAAACTCCGAATCGCATTAGATCTATCTGGAACAAGCTTCAAACCACCGGCATTACCGATCG TTGTGTGATTTTGGATGCTAAAGAAGCTGAAGATAAACAGTTACTATCAGTGCATTCTGCAAAGCATGTGAATCAGATCAAGAAGATCAGCTCTAAGAGTTTTAACTCGAGGAATAACATTGCGGCGAGACTTAATTCCATATATTTCAATGAAGGTTCAACAGAAGCTGCTTATCTTGCTGCTGGCTCCACTATTGAg GTTGCTAAAAGAGTAGCAAGCAAGGAATTGCATTCAGCTGCTGCTATTGTCAGGCCTCCAGGTCATCATGCAGAGCATAATGAAGCCATGGGATTTTGTCTGTTCAACAATGTGGCAATTGCTGCATCTTATCTCTTAGATGAAACT CCGGAATTTGGTGTAAAGAAAATTTTAATTGTTGACTGGGACGTCCATCATGGAAATGGTACTCAAAAAATGTTCTGGAATGATTCTCGAGTGTTATTCTTCTCCGTTCATAG GCATGAATTTGGGAGTTTTTATCCAGCAAATGATGATGGATTTTATGACAAGATTGGAGAAGGAGCAGGTGCTGGATACAATATAAATGTGCCATGGGAGAATGGTGGATGTGGTGATGCAGACTATTTAGCAGCGTGGGACCACATCTTGCTCCCCGTTGCCAAAGAATTTAATCCAGACATAATAATAGTTTCTGCTGGATTTGATGCAG CCGTTGGAGACCCTTTGGGTGGATGTCGTATCACACCATTTGGTTATTCTGTCCTGTTGAAAAAG CTGATGGATTTTGCTGAAGGTAGGATTGTACTGGTTTTAGAAGGAGGGTATAATCTTGACTCCATTGCAAAATCAACACATGCTTGTTTGGAAGTTTTGCTTGAAGACAAGCCTCTAACGGGATCATCTGAGACCCATCCATTTGAGTCTACATGGCGTGTGATCCAAGCG GTTCGCCAGAAGTTAAGTCCCTTTTGGCCTACACTTGCGTGTGAAATACCACAAAAAATAATTGGTCAAGTGGCACCTCCTCCG CATACTCTTTTGTCAAGCTCTGACTCTGAGACTGAGGATGACAAAGCTCCactcaaattaaaaaatattgctGACCTTCTTTCGAAGCTTAAAGTTGATGCAG ATGAAGAGTGTGATGCTTCTTGTTCATGGCGATCTGAATTGTCAAATGTTTACATATGGTATGCTTCATATGGCTCAAATATGTGGAGACCAAGATTTGATTGCTACATAGCCGGTGGACAG GTGGAAGGTATGCAGAAGACCTGCCCTGGTTCTCTAAACAAAACTCTTCCGAATGAGATCCTTTGGAAGACTTTCCCCTGTCGTTTATTTTTTGGACGTGATTCCTCATATTCATGGGGTCCTGGAGGTGTTGCTTTTCTTAATCCTCAAACAAACTCTCAACTCAAGACCTACATGTGCCTGTATAAAATTTC GTTAGAGCAGTTCAATGATGTTTTATTTCAGGAAAATGTCTTAAGCCTTGATGCGGATTCTTCTTTATTTGATATGACTACTCTGAATGACATATCTAATAAGGAATTCAGTTCTCAGGAGGTTGTCAAG GATAGTTGGTATGGCAATGTTGTCTACTTAGGAAAGGACCAGGACATTCCTATAATTACTATGAC GTGTTCGGGTCTTGCTATTGAGAGCTTCAAATCAGGGAAGCTACCATTGCGCCCACCTAATAAATCGTATGCTAATACCTTAATAAAAGGGTTGGTAGAGGGAGAACAGCTCTCAGAGGAGGAAGCCATTGCTTACATAGACGCTGCTGCTGTTGCTGAGTTGTTGTGA
- the LOC131634820 gene encoding uncharacterized protein LOC131634820, translating into MNLNLQTHPPIQTRIHHLPLSPQNNRFKCITAKATNESIPLPTMSEILESSKSQKLDLHLQTLGPFFRITAKSLITDRELGKAEGLIRIWFGRGSILHLDSIKLQRETLGMEKSIFGLGLYIGAVAIRHGYDSGCKTAQLLAINDSDLYHSKLIRFYTRLGFKPVYEVTGSSIGDLTHMLVWGGVGTRMDASVEELMIKWCKRFKKTSVREIPN; encoded by the exons ATGAACCTAAACTTACAAACCCACCCTCCAATCCAAACCAgaattcatcatcttcctctTTCACCACAAAACAACAGATTCAAATGCATTACTGCAAAAGCCACCAACGAATCAATTCCACTGCCAACCATGTCCGAAATTCTAGAATcatcaaaatcacaaaaactCGACCTTCACCTCCAAACTCTAGGACCCTTTTTCAGAATCACAGCAAAGAGTTTGATAACAGATAGAGAGCTTGGAAAAGCTGAGGGCTTGATAAGAATATGGTTTGGAAGAGGTAGTATTCTTCACTTGGACTCTATTAAACTTCAAAGAGAAACACTTGGTATGGAAAAATCAATCTTTGGACTTGGTTTGTATATTGGTGCTGTTGCTATTCGACATGGATATGATTCTGGTTGCAAAACTGCTCAGTTACTTGCTATCAATGATTCTGATCTTTACCATTCTAAG TTGATTAGGTTTTACACAAGACTTGGGTTTAAACCTGTTTATGAAGTTACTGGCTCATCTATTGGGGATCTAACACACATGCTTGTTTGGGGAGGAGTTGGTACTCGCATGGATGCTAGTGTTGAAGAACTTATGATCAAATGGtgtaaaagatttaaaaagacaA GTGTACGTGAAATACCAAACTAG
- the LOC131634803 gene encoding respiratory burst oxidase homolog protein A-like isoform X2, translating into MDEEHVKSKTSLLALFKSSPSSSSLSYSSSSYSSNTSSSTSPYPAQNAIHSFTPVRTGFKASHHHHVAQNEAIETMGMRFFNDIFGHGGILKWKDVENRFDQVAWTGNSPEPVMSWPEFGFCIGIGMQSSPELARELLRALRGCQDWKSDITKTELHSFWLRMNEDSFNSRMRMFFDMCNRNMDGRITETDIKQTILLTASINKLSVTRDEAEDYAGLIMESVDKKNKGYIEYRRRSGFEVMGYCLPTAKGAAETLKFNMALVLLPVCRNTITWLRKDRRLNYVVPFNDNINFHKLIAGGIVVGVILHGGTHLTCDFPRISDSDKSIFRQTIAAGFGYHQPTYMEILATTEVASGIGMVVLMAIAFSLATKWPRRRSPVLPLSLRRVTGYNTFWYSHHLFVVVYVLLIVHSMFLFLTDKWIEKTTWMYIAFPVLLYAGERIFRAIRSGSYEVDIMKASLYPGKVLHLKMQKPDGFKYRSGMYIFIQCPQISPFQWHPFSLTSGPQDEYLSVHIRTLGDWSYQIYALFQEAVLSGLQGGPKLYIDGPYGSASQDHVKYDILVLIGLGIGATPFISILKDVANGVQTSQNDHSGLRECSLTKGSPSKAYLYWVTREQNSFDWFRDVIKEIAGSTKQKSVVEMHNFLTSVYPEGDVRSALLSVIQALNHAKNGIDIVSRTPIHTHFARPNWFNIFSRLARKHVGAKIGVFYCGPSNLATELKNLCTKFSTKTTTRFVFHKENY; encoded by the exons ATGGATGAAGAACATGTGAAATCCAAAACTTCTCTCTTAGCTCTCTTCAaatcatcaccttcatcttcatcattatcttattcttcttcttcttattcttctaatacttcttcttctacttctccATACCCTGCTCAAAATGCTATCCATTCATTCACTCCGGTTCGAACCGGGTTCAAGGCTTCACACCACCACCACGTGGCACAAAATGAAGCTATTGAAACCATGGGAATGAGATTCTTCAATGATATTTTCGGCCACGGCGGAATACTGAAATGGAAGGATGTAGAAAACCGGTTCGACCAAGTCGCTTGGACCGGAAACTCCCCTGAACCGGTAATGTCATGGCCCGAATTCGGGTTTTGCATTG GCATAGGAATGCAATCATCACCAGAATTGGCTAGAGAATTGCTAAGGGCACTAAGAGGATGCCAGGATTGGAAATCAGATATCACAAAAACTGAATTGCATAGTTTTTGGTTACGGATGAATGAGGATTCTTTTAACTCAAGAATGCGAATGTTCTTTgacat gTGTAACAGAAACATGGATGGAAGAATTACTGAGACAGATATAAAAcag ACAATATTATTAACCGCTTCTATAAATAAGCTATCGGTGACACGTGATGAAGCAGAAGATTATGCAGGTTTGATAATGGAATCTGTGGATAAGAAAAACAAAGGCTACATTGAG TATCGTAGAAGATCAGGTTTTGAAGTGATGGGTTATTGTCTTCCAACTGCTAAGGGTGCTGCTGAGACATTGAAGTTCAATATggctcttgttcttcttcctgTTTGTAGAAATACAATCACTTGGTTAAGAAAGGATCGTCGTCTTAACTATGTTGTTCCTTTTAATGACAACATTAACTTTCATAAG CTTATTGCAGGAGGGATAGTGGTGGGTGTGATATTGCATGGTGGGACACATCTTACCTGTGATTTCCCAAGAATTAGTGATTCAGACAAATCAATTTTCCGGCAAACAATAGCGGCAGGATTTGGCTACCACCAACCTACCTACATGGAAATTTTGGCCACAACAGAGGTGGCAAGTGGGATTGGCATGGTGGTGTTAATGGCCATTGCGTTTTCGCTTGCAACAAAGTGGCCAAGGCGTCGGTCGCCTGTGTTGCCATTGTCCCTCAGAAGGGTCACTGGATATAACACCTTTTGGTATTCTCACCATCTGTTTGTTGTTGTCTATGTATTGCTCATTGTTCACTCCATGTTCTTGTTCTTAACCGACAAGTGGATCGAGAAAACG ACATGGATGTACATTGCTTTTCCAGTTTTACTGTATGCCGGAGAGAGGATCTTTCGAGCCATTAGATCAGGATCTTATGAAGTTGATATTATGAAG GCTAGTCTCTATCCAGGAAAAGTTCTGCACCTCAAAATGCAAAAACCAGACGGTTTTAAGTACAGAAGTGGCATGTATATATTCATCCAGTGCCCCCAAATTTCGCCCTTTCAATG GCACCCATTTTCCTTGACATCAGGACCACAAGATGAGTACCTCAGTGTGCACATTAGAACTCTCGGTGACTGGAGCTACCAAATATATGCTCTATTCCAAGAG GCAGTGTTGTCCGGGTTACAAGGGGGTCCAAAACTGTACATAGACGGCCCTTATGGTTCTGCTTCTCAAGACCATGTAAAGTATGACATTCTGGTACTTATTGGACTTGGCATTGGAGCCACGCCTTTCATTAGCATCCTCAAAGATGTTGCTAATGGTGTCCAGACGTCACAAAATGATCAT AGTGGTCTCAGAGAATGCAGCTTAACAAAGGGTTCACCATCAAAAGCTTACTTATATTGGGTTACAAGAGAACAAAACTCCTTTGATTGGTTTAGAGATGTAATCAAGGAAATTGCAGGTTCAACCAAACAAAAG TCGGTTGTGGAGATGCATAACTTCCTGACCAGTGTATATCCTGAGGGAGATGTTCGTTCGGCTTTACTAAGTGTCATTCAGGCATTAAACCATGCCAAGAATGGCATCGACATAGTTTCTAGGACTCCT ATACATACACATTTTGCTCGACCGAATTGGTTCAACATATTTTCCAGATTGGCTCGCAAGCATGTAGGAGCTAAAATTG GAGTTTTTTATTGTGGACCATCTAACCTAGCAACAGAATTGAAGAATCTGTGCACCAAATTTTCCACCAAAACCACAACTAGATTTGTTTTCCACAAGGAAAATTACTAA